The Methanobacterium sp. genome includes the window AAATGCGTTTAAGAATTCTTTTGAATTATCGGGGAATGTGACTGCCTCTTCAAGGTCCCAACCTACAATAATTATTTCTGCGTCTTCTGCTTCTGCAAATGAGGTTGCTATGGCCGTAAACACTACATTTCGTCCTGGAACCCATACGCATCTTGCTGTTTCATCACATATTTCTTTATTATCAAGTTCATCTGCTTTAAGTTCTGGAACCTCAGTATCAGATGTTAGCGCTGATTTTCCAAGCTTTTTAAGCCACGGAAGTTCTACAATTGTGTGTTCAATCCCTAATTTTTCACATATTGCCTTTGAAGATTTTATTTCCATATCTGCACTTCGCTGCCCGTAGTTAAAGGTAATTGCATGAATATCATATTTATCCTTGAAATATGCTGTTGCAACTGTTGAATCAAGACCTCCTGAAAGGACTGATA containing:
- the queC gene encoding 7-cyano-7-deazaguanine synthase QueC; amino-acid sequence: SVLSGGLDSTVATAYFKDKYDIHAITFNYGQRSADMEIKSSKAICEKLGIEHTIVELPWLKKLGKSALTSDTEVPELKADELDNKEICDETARCVWVPGRNVVFTAIATSFAEAEDAEIIIVGWDLEEAVTFPDNSKEFLNAFNEVLKIGTLDGVQIEAPVIDLNKDEIVKLGVKINAPFDLSYSCYIGEEDPCGICESCMRRIRAFKKAGR